The DNA region aagtaccttaccaacctacagttgaacccttaccccaatactcaattggacttgttctgtagtgacagtttctcctttcaatgcacagctccaaagtacgtgactaaccaaatgcgcggatcccagtacgcgacttcaatcatcaactagagaagattgttggctgcaaagttcttcaattcatccacacgatgaagatcaagaagatgcttggttacaaaaccttacggtgcaaagacacagcaacttcttcacaaaagagatgaactagggcaagaacttcgtctcaagttacaatttgcttgaacaaggatttttcaatgcttgtgcaacttgccacacttcgACAGcccttagaataatccttttatatgtctagggtttgaagaaaagaaggctcaaagacacatccacggattagaattaaaacaaaactaggaatctatttttcttaaatctcgacagctacagatgtcgaggtgctgtcgagcctcgggacTAGAACAGCTccttaaagcttgatagatgcagttgtcgagccagctgtcgagctttaatgaatagcactttttaacttgtttcttggacagacttgcatggctttaacacttgatcttgaaaccttgtttcttgaagcattaacctcatcctaaatctacccaattacaagtaaagtacgttttgacaaaggattagccaattacataaataatgaatgacatatgttctaaacaagtgaaacacatatgtcctaacacagtAACTATAAGTCGTTTTGTTGCTTTAATCTAAAACTACTGTCGTTTTGTTTCAAGTCTATTCTACAATTTGCCTTGCATCCTTGATTCACTTCAGTCAAGCTCACCTGCCCTTGCTTCTGTTTATTGCCTTCATTTGGATACTTCCCCTCAAGGGAAACTGCTAAATGTATATTGATCATTGCCTTTTTAAAAATGAGACTtgaaaactaattaaaattcaataactTGGTCAACAAATCTGCAAGCTGACAGTGAGTCCTGACATGATTCAATTTGATGACCTTTTCCAATACTTTATCTCTAACTACATGACAATCTatctcaatatgtttttggTCCTTTCATGTAACACTGGATTTGATCAAATGTGTAAGGCTGCCTGGCTATCACAGAATAGCAAGGCATCCCTTTTGTGTTCAACATCAATATCTTTTAGAAAGTATAGTATCCACACTATCTCACAAGTAGCCACTGCCCTTGCCCATTATTCTGCTTTTGCTGAGGATCTAGACATTATAGATTGCTTCTTTGATTTCCATGAGACCAAAGAGTCTCCAATGAATATGCTAAAGCTGTTACAGATCTCTTAGTGTCAAGACAAGAAGCCCAATTAGAATCTGTAAAATCCTTGACATGTAATTCTGTCTTAGCTGAAAACAAAATGCCTTTCCCTGGTTCATTCTTCAAACACTATAAAATTATATGCACTACATCTAGATGTGGCTTCCTTGGCTTGGCCATGTATTGACTCAACCTATGAACTACATAGGTGATGTCTGGCCTAGTGATAGTCAAATACAACAACCTTCCAATTAACCTTCTATAAGAACTTGGGTCTTTGAGTTCTTCCCCTTCATATTTACTCAATCTTACATTTTGCTCCATTGGTGTTTTAGCTGGTTTACACCCTAACAGACCAGCATCACTCAACACTTCAAGAGTGTATTTTCTTTGACAAAGAGATATTCCCTAATCTGATCTTGCAATCTCCAAATCAAGGAAGTACCCCAAAGCACCCAAATCCTTCAATTTAAACttttgtggtgggccttttgtgCAATATTGGGCTGGACTGCTTCCTGTCGTGCTAGGCCCAAGGTATTCTGGGTAAGGAGTTAGAACCGGTCCAATTACAGCCCACCTTAGgccggcttgtgcacaaactatgcccGGTTTAGCGTAGGCTTTAATCACATGCCTCTGGCAGGCAGAGCTGTTATGACGAGTACAGTaggcatatataataaagataataacaGAGATTTATTCACCACTTAGACAAAATAAATAGTGGGTCATTACAAGAAATACATGTTTTATGAGATagcaatataaataaatacggAACAGGTGTTAATAAGCTTATTGAATCACAAAGAAATATTAGTTTGCCGTGCAGAGTTATGTTACAgggtctaagtcaagaaggaagTCATTTCCTCAATGCGAATAATCTCTCCGGCgaagaaattaactgctttgaggGAACGGGCCTAAAATGACTTGTGCCCAGAGGTGCATCTTGCTTTTAGTAGAAAGCGTGGTTTGAGAAGGAGAGGGGGAAATCATCCTATTCGGTGCATGCCTGCTGTgctactctctctttttttgtttttccttttctctccaattctttctttcttttccctttcgTTTTTTATCTCTTCATGTTTTACTTAGTCGTTGTGGTTCTCTCCTTCTAGATTACTGTTGCCATCCCCCCTTTTTATGCAAAGTAGGGGTTCATTATATAATGCCTGCCGCTGCtgacttttaccattttaaccCTTAACCATCTTTGTCTGGTGTGAGTGTCTTTACCGACCATTACTGATTGGTCAGTCGCCTAGCCagcaccacttacctgtgctgaCCGCGCTACTCCACCTCACCAAACAAAGAagactattttatttgtttgcttgCCGTGGTATTCTTACCTGCCACGATGTGagtactctctttctctccgtccctcatggcatgcacctagtggttccaacttagctttgcttcttttgggcggtatgtcatcccaacaggacactgcctccaaaagagcttgagcaggaaacacgaaaataggttttcccccttccccaccgccaaaccatgccctcttacctctaacccatgacccaccacttttTGTATTAGTTGAGTACAGGCCGGTAGTGTCTGGGCCTTGCGCGTGCCTTACTTCCATGTTCGTCCAAAATCTGCCTGCTACTTATGTGTTTGCCGCAATCTGAAGGTCCGTCTGCCCCTTCTGCCATTTGTCCATGACTTCTTACGGGGTGGGCTGCTTTCCTGATTTCACATTCTTTATGACTTGCTGGGCTTTGCCCAATTATGGGTTTCCCCTCCTTCGTGCCATTCTTCGTGTTTTATTCTTAGCCTTGCTATTACTTCCTGCCACATCATTTTCTCATGCCTGTCGTGATGTTATTTGACCCTTATTACTTCCTGCCACATCATTCTGTCATGCCTACCATGATGTTATTTGACCCTTATTACTTCCTGCCACATCATTGATGTTCATCTTTTTTCTGAtggcccaataaactcattAGGCCTTTTACTACATTACTTGCGGGCTCCCACGTCCCGTTTActtccttttgggcatccttggcccatttactttcttggggTATCCTTGACCCTTTCTAATTCTGTACTTCCCATGGGATTTTACTAACTCATaaggcttccttggcccaagtaCTTTATACTTCATCCTTAGGGCTTATGGACTCTCCATTGCCcattactttctttacttacattgctttgAGCTTGCTGTGGCAGCTGTGgtccattctcacttttctacatccatactgcccatgggtttgctacttctctctTTCCGGGCCTTTTTAGGCCCATTTCCTTTTTCAAagtccatttgtttgctttatggacctATGATCCACTATTCCTGCCGCTTGGGCTTAATGGCTTTTCTATCCAACTTTCTTCTACCCacgttgttgggcttcttcctcctGCTAGGCTTCCAAAAAACGAGCATCTACAAATTTTGATCCAACAACACCTTGAACTGATCCACCTCCTTCTTGTCATTACATGCTATCAAAACATCATCTACATAGACCAATAGAACCATAAAGCAATGTCCTTTTTGTCTAGTAAAGAGGGAGTAGTTTGCTTTGGACTGAACAAAGCCCAACTAAATCAAGGTATTGAAAAATTTGACAAACCATTGCCTAGAAGCTTGCTTAAGATCATAAAGAGATTTATTCAACTTACAAACCATCTCCCCCTGACTTTGAAACCCTAGTGGAATAGATATATAAACCTCCTCAAACAAGTCCCCATGCAGAAAAGCATTATTGACATCAAGTTGACCAAGATACCATCCCTTCATTGTAGCCATTGCCAAAAGGAATTTGAAAGAAACCATTTTGGCAACAGGTGAAAAAGTTTCAATATAATCAACCCCTTCCTTTTGTGTGAAACCTTTGGCCACCAACCTAGCCTTATACCTCTCTATTGAACCATCAGACTTGTACTTGATTTTataaacccatttacaaccaattGGCAGGTAAAGGTGTCAAAGTCCAAGTGTGGTTTGCCTTTAGAGCTACTATTTCAACAGCCATTGCCTCTTGCCATTTAGGATCAGAAACAGGTTGGTAATAGTAGAAAGGTTCAACAACAGAAGAAATGGAACAACAAAAATGCTTATAGGTAGGAgaaagaaattgataagaaaGATGAGAAGATAAAGGATGTGAAGTACCTGAATGAAGAGCAACAGTAGTGGGAATTAAGGATACTTAATTATAGTGATAAGCTTGGAGATAAGAGGGTTGTTTATGAATCCTTGCAGACCTTCTAAGAGGAATTGGGTCAACAAGGGGCTCAGGTGGTTCAGCAAGGACATCTTGTAAGAATTCATCATCAAGCTCATTGTGAACTTGGATGATAAAATCATCAAGATGATCAAATGAGAGTGGAGCAGAACGTAATGTTGAATGAGGAAGAGTTGAATCCAAAAGATCTGTAGAAACAGAAGGAGTACATGGTAAAGGACTAGAATAAGCAGGTAAAGAAGAACAATAATTAGATTGACAGGGAAACACAGACTCATGAAACACAACATCCCTAGAAATGAAGAGTGAATGAGATTAGAGATCAAACACCTTATAACCCTTCACATTAAAAGGATAACCAAGGAAAACACACCTCCTGGCTCTAGGAGAGAATTTAGATCTGGTTTGAGCAAGAGTAGAAGCATAACACTCATAACCAAAAACTCTCAAATGATCATAGCAAGGaggttttttaaaaagaagctCATAAggggttttattatttaataagagtGAAGGTAATTTGTTAATCAATTAAACAGCAGTAAGGATAATATCACTCCAAAATTGAATAGGGATATTAGACTGAAATTGTAAAGACCTAGCTATGGAAAGGAAATGTTGATGTTTTCTCTCCACAATAGAGTTTTGTTGTGGAGTGTAAACACAACTATGTTGCTGTACAATGCCATTGGAACTATAAAAATATGGTATGTTAAATTCCATAGCATTATCAGTTCTTAAAGACTTGATCTTGCATCCAAATTGTGTAAGGACCATAGAATAGAAAGAAGTGATAAGAGATCTAACTTCAAACTTGGATTTCATTAAGTATACCCAAGTTGCTTTGGTTGCATCACCAACCACAGGTAGGAAACACTTAAAATCATCCAAAGTAGGAGTAGAGTAAGGTCCCTAAACATCTAAGTGAATCAAATTTAAAGCACAAGAACTGAGTTtattattaaaaggaaaaggtaAACGTTTCTGTTTGGCCAAAGGGCAAACATTACAAATATTATTACATGATATttgcaaaaaaggaaaaatatgacTCAAAGCTTGTAGCTTAGCATCTGATGGATGGCCTAATCTTGAATGCCAGAGGGAAGAAAGAGAACTATGTGATGTTACAACAGAAAAAGGATGGAAAACATCACCCAATTTGAGATTGGCTAAGAAATCTGAAAGGACAGTAGAAGAAGCTTGTTGAAAATTGCCACACTATAACAGGTATAGTCCATCAACTGCATGTCCCACTCCAATCATTCTCCAAAAGGTAAGGTCATGTATGAAGCAGAAAGTAGACAAAAATACAAGACAATATGGTTGAGATTTAGTGAAAGTGCTAACAGACAAGAGATTAAAAGTAAAGGAAGGTACACAGAGCACATTGTGGAGGGTAAGAGAGGATGACAATGTAACAGTGCCATTATGTGTTATTGATGTTGTTTCTCCATTGTGCAATTGGACTATGGACTGAGTAATAACAGCAATAGTGGTCAAAAGATGTACAAAACACACTATATGGTCAGTAGCCCTAGTGTCAATGACCTAAGTATTGAAATCATATGCCCTTCAATTAACCACTTGTGCAGAAAAAACTTAGTGAGAAAAGTCCATACCTGCCATTGCAGTAGCATTAGAGGATACCACATTAGCCATGGCAGTGTTGAGTGCTTCTTTCCCTTGAACAGGTGGAATTAATAGGGAACTAGGAATACCAATAAGAGCAAGAAGTTGTTGATGTTGCTCTGGGGTGAAACCAGGTGTCACTAGTCCTGAAGAAGCCAAAAAGGGCAAATCTTAGGGCTGTGAAAGGGACACTTGATGTgccattggatttttttttcccttgaaaatTGTAACTAGAAGGGAATCCATGCAATTTATAGCACTTTTCTATAGTGTGGCCAGATTTACCGCAGTGGGTGCAAATTGGtttatcttttcctttattgCCATTGTTACCACCATAATTGACCCTAGCATTAGCATTGAGGTTCTATGATTTAGCAATCAAAGCAGCTGATTCAACCATTATATTAGAACAATGGGTAACAGACCTTTGTGTCTATTCTTGAATCATTAAGGAATACACTTTATTGACAAATGGGAAGGGATACATCAGCAAAATCTGTGTCCTTACTTGTGAAAAGGATTCATTTAATCCCATCAAAAACCTCATTACTGATTTTCTAGCTTGCAAATCGTTAAGTCTCTTATTCACATTACATGTACATTTGCCAAAAGTACAAAAGGGAAAAGGACTATTATTCTGCAATTGATTCCAAAGGACTTTCAATTGGGTGAAGAAATCATAATGGAAGCTTCACCTTGATGGAGTTCTGCAATCTCCTTCTGAAGATTGTAAATCTTTGGACCATTCTTTTGAGCAAGACAATCTCTCAAATCATTTCAGATCTCCAAAGCAGTGTCTTCATAGATGATATTGGCTTGAAGCTTGGGAGAAATTGAGTTTGTCAACCAAGTTCCCACCATATTATCACACCTGATCCAAGCTTGAACTGCTGAAGGTGTGGATACCAATGGAGATGACAAGGTGAGTGCGCCATCGATGAAGCCCAACTTGTTCTTGGTGAGTAGAGCTTTCCTCATTGCTCATGCCTAAGTTGAGTAATTCTCACTATCTGTCGAAGGTTGAGTCACAAGCGCAATGCTTGAACTCTCTCCATCGTGTAAAAACAAAGGATCGTCCATCAGAGAATCCTATGTAGATGGAGGAGCATTCTCTGATGTGGGAGCAGATGAAGAAGCAGCAGAAGCCATTGATGACAAGAAAAATCTTGGCAATTTGAGCGAAAAGAAAATTCGAAGGAatattcaaagagaaaaactaaaCCCTAGATTAGAATTTGGGAAACTATCTAAAACCTTTGAGAAAATTCTAGAGAgaaagctctgataccatatcaGAAAACTGTGATAAAAGAACTGATTTCATTAATTAATGATAAATTACAGAGCTTAGCATATATGTTGCATAGAGAAGGAagaaaccaccaaaaaaaactaacttactAACACTTACATGCGTTGTACAGTACCTATAACTAACATTTACACGTGCTAACTATCAACAGCTATTATACAATAACTACAAGTCGTTTTGttgctttaatcttaaactaCTGTCGTTTTGTTTCAAGTCTGTTCTGCAGTTTGCCTTGCATCCTTGATTCACTTCACTGACTTCAGTCAACCTCACCTGCCCTTGCTTCTGTTTATTGCCTTCATTTTGATAATGTGCGGCTCCATGGATGAGCGCTAGTTGTTTCATGTCCACGTTTACATGCGTTTTTTTGTCCAATTGCTTTTCATTCCATTaaggtttccttttttttttttttcagagaaaGGTAAAGGTTTCCAAACTTAGTAGTTAGTTAACTGCATAAACTAACGGTCTTCGCCTATGACTAGCTAAAAGAGAGTTAATTTGTGCCTTGTGGTCACTGACTTAAAAGTATAAAATCTGCTTTGTAATTGGTCTGAGTTTCCTTTTTGATGCAAGGGTCATGATTGTGTACGAAGTATGAAGTACCTTTCGAAAGTGCCCTTAGAATAATCTTTGATAAATAAAGTGCCCTTAGAATATGAATGCAAGATTTATTTTACATGTATTATGGGTCAGCAAGCCCAGCACTAAGATTCcttttttggttatattttcATTGGGTTGATGACTTGTAGTTTCTTTTGTTCTCTTCACTGAAGAGTCAGAGTCCATTTCCCACAGAAGACAGAACAGAAGTGCCTCATTGGTCTTTGTTATTTGGAATTTGCATTTTGAATATATCGAGAGAATATAGTTTCCTATTTCAATTATacacgcaaaaaaaaaattctttcaaaaatgaatttcttttggagggaaataaatattaattaaatatagaTGTCAAACCAAGAgcttcaaaaaaattaacaattatatTGGTATTGTTTTTTCCGACGAGAACAAAGTTTAAACAAGCCTTCCCTTCATCTTACCACTTCAAACATGTCTTCCTTCCACTCCCACTCCTACGATTTAAATGTGAATATTGCATTTTTCGCGTTTTAAAATGCATACATTGTGCATGCAATAATAGATATGAACAAATATTTACAGCTTTTGCGTTTGATTTAACAAAAAGgtaaattgggggggggggggggggggggggttaactTTATGAGTATGTCATGTGCTTTTCTTAATGCTAGACAGTGGACCAGTGgtaaaatcaaatcatcttcCTTTCATTTGTTCACGTTACAGAAATTGCTGTGAGGTAACAAAACATGGGGCAGAAATTTCAGTTTGGATAACCTGAATCCTTTGAGATGACTTATATATATTGAAACAATAAATCCGACAAGGGGCATTACTCTGTTGTAAGGTAGACTCTGTACAAGAtccaaactaattttttttgtcagaGAATGTGCAGTGAACATAAGATTATATTACAAGCTAACTTTACTATTTGATTACTTTAGGGTattgtaataaattttgatCAATTAGGGAGTACACACATTCCAATTTTGGCCAGATCGAGTATGTTTTATCTTATAGGAGCACCACTGTCATTGGACTTAAACCAACAACAATTACCATATCCCATTCTAGGAAGCAAGAAACTACCATGGAATCACTTCTCTAGAAAATTTGTAGCTCATGGACTGAAATGTATCTCACTCACCAGGTTTACATGCACCTTTAGCTCATAACGTTCAAATGACAGAAAATTATATTGGAATTCCACACATTCATCACCATACCAATAAGAACCCATTGTACATATAGTTGCTTTAGCAACATGCCCTATTCAGTAAAGAGTTAAAAAACCCATAATACGGTTTCCCTTTTTAGGCAAAGGAATTTGAAATATTCCACACAACCAAACTTTACTAAAACCCCCCAAAATTTTCCTGCTCTAACGGAGAAACACCACCCATATTTTGGCCTTTCATTCACTTGTCGAGTATCTTGAAGTCCAGTACTTCTGAATTTCCTCTGCTGTTCTTCCAGGAATTCTCCCAGCAATTAGAGTCCACCTAAGGATTAGCACTATTTTTCTCATAAGCTCGTTGAAACTTCAAAAAGTTAACAAGAAAAAAGTGTggcaaataaacaaaaaagatagaaaagcaTGCCCACCTTTCACCAACCAGGTTAAACATCCTAGTGATAAGGGTTTCCTCATCTTCTGAGAACTCAAGCTTGGAATCTTGACTATTACTTTCCCCTGCAACAAAGGGAGAAAAGTCATTAGTTTCTAAATATATAGCTTCAGAACTAAGATCCCCTTTATATTAGTAATAAATCCCAGAGAGAGTTTCTTTCATGTTTTAATCAAAAAGACCAATTCTTTTAGTGGCATATCTTTGAAATAGTGATCTGGGTCGGAAGCTAGGAAGACCTAGAAGGAAAAAGACACTTTCACAGAGAAAAAACTCAGCAAATAGAAAGCTGTAAACCATGAGTAAGAATAATCTAGGTGTGTTATATTTTCAATTGTGTACCTACTAAATCCACAATAAGTCATCATCAGAAAACTAATTCAAGTCACTCACCACAGTTGAAGGCGAAAATCAACAGtcaaagaattaaaaacaatttaccACCAATTTCAAACGAGTACCTCTAGAATCCACGGAAGACCCATCTGAAGTGTGATCCAAGTCAGCCATTTAGGAGTTGAAAATGTAAGACAAACTCAAAGAGTTACAATTCTTTCACTGGTGAAGCTATAAGAGGAAACAGAATTGAGTAGGACCTGTTGAATTGAGCGTAGTCATTACGTAGTATTAATAGAAGAGGATAGATTCCAAAGAACATGGTCTTCATGGGTGGAGAAGAATGGGCGGtgagaaagaaagtgaaagaagAATGGTAGTTGATAGAGAGGACTTTAGTCTACGTTGATAGGTAGTTGAACACTCAATGTTGGTAGGTGTAGATTTTTGCAGATTGGAAAATCTTAAGTGTTAGTACTCACACTCACACCTCTATACAAATTCTGTAATAACGCGTAAAAAAGTagctaaaaatactatttttaataGCAATCAATTTAATCTATATCATTTTTAACATATTATTTTACAGTTAATTTTTGATAATGAGTTGATGATAGGGATTAAattgattataaattttttaaaataacatgatttttacaaaaatgtaataactaaattgATAATGATCCTAAATACAAAATCACATAGTATTTTGCCAAAAAAGTGAAATGACACAAAAAAGGGATGTAGGGTACTATAACTAAACATCTATTTAAGTTATTTGTTGAGGAGTGCAGTATTTGATCTTTTTATGATGGAATAAATCTGGGGTTATGATCCTATCCTGGATGGTGTAATTAAGAATAAAATGTAAGAATAAATCTTGGAATCAAAAGGCTTTGGAGTTTGGAATCAGTACATCATCTTTCGCAGAGACCCTCGATAGGCTGAAATATCATGGTCGGGATTTTGTCAATGCCACATGG from Castanea sativa cultivar Marrone di Chiusa Pesio chromosome 6, ASM4071231v1 includes:
- the LOC142638310 gene encoding transcription factor CPC-like; this translates as MADLDHTSDGSSVDSRGESNSQDSKLEFSEDEETLITRMFNLVGERWTLIAGRIPGRTAEEIQKYWTSRYSTSE